One window of the Hippocampus zosterae strain Florida chromosome 8, ASM2543408v3, whole genome shotgun sequence genome contains the following:
- the rfxank gene encoding DNA-binding protein RFXANK isoform X1, producing MFRLIILNVFCGSSSTVATAVIMDAGGEEDQNNHTSSAKSFEHREIADVDEEGLFNHSDTLTNRQRGNEVNARPANLDSLSIHQLAAQGEVLQVAVRLSKDVSLLSKQDERGFTPLMWASAFGEKTVVDLLLEKGADPKIVARDRESALTLASSGGYVDIIEVLLRCGVDVNAFDWNGGTPLLYAVRGNHVKCVEALLAKGADITTESDSGYSAMALAVALGYKKIQKVLEDHILRLYKPACR from the exons ATGTTTCGTTTGAtaatattaaatgtattttgtggcTCCTCGTCGACTGTCGCGACAG CGGTGATAATGGATGCAGGAGGAGAGGAGGACCAAAATAATCACACATCAAGTGCAAAATCGTTTGAGCACAGAG AGATTGCCGATGTGGACGAAGAGGGTCTCTTCAACCATTCAGACACACTCACCAACAGGCAACGTGGCAATGAAGTGAATGCACGCCCAGCGAACTTAGACT CTCTGTCCATACATCAGCTGGCTGCCCAGGGTGAGGTTTTACAAGTGGCGGTGCGACTAAGTAAAG ACGTATCATTGCTGAGCAAACAGGACGAACGGGGCTTCACTCCTCTTATGTGGGCGTCGGCGTTTGGAGAGAAAACAGTGGTGGACTTGCTCTTGGAAAAG GGCGCAGACCCCAAAATAGTTGCAAGGGACCGTGAAAGTGCGCTGACGCTAGCCAGTTCCGGAGGCTATGTGGACATCATCGAGGTTCTCCTCAGATGTGGGGTTGATGTCAACGCCTTTGACTGG AATGGAGGGACTCCGCTTCTGTATGCTGTTCGAGGAAACCATGTTAAATGTGTTGAGGCGCTCTTGG CCAAAGGAGCGGACATAACCACAGAGTCTGATTCTGGCTACAGTGCAATGGCCTTGGCTGTTGCCCTGGGatacaaaaaaa TTCAGAAGGTGTTGGAGGACCATATTCTCAGACTCTACAAGCCAGCATGCCGATAA
- the rfxank gene encoding DNA-binding protein RFXANK isoform X2 has translation MDAGGEEDQNNHTSSAKSFEHREIADVDEEGLFNHSDTLTNRQRGNEVNARPANLDSLSIHQLAAQGEVLQVAVRLSKDVSLLSKQDERGFTPLMWASAFGEKTVVDLLLEKGADPKIVARDRESALTLASSGGYVDIIEVLLRCGVDVNAFDWNGGTPLLYAVRGNHVKCVEALLAKGADITTESDSGYSAMALAVALGYKKIQKVLEDHILRLYKPACR, from the exons ATGGATGCAGGAGGAGAGGAGGACCAAAATAATCACACATCAAGTGCAAAATCGTTTGAGCACAGAG AGATTGCCGATGTGGACGAAGAGGGTCTCTTCAACCATTCAGACACACTCACCAACAGGCAACGTGGCAATGAAGTGAATGCACGCCCAGCGAACTTAGACT CTCTGTCCATACATCAGCTGGCTGCCCAGGGTGAGGTTTTACAAGTGGCGGTGCGACTAAGTAAAG ACGTATCATTGCTGAGCAAACAGGACGAACGGGGCTTCACTCCTCTTATGTGGGCGTCGGCGTTTGGAGAGAAAACAGTGGTGGACTTGCTCTTGGAAAAG GGCGCAGACCCCAAAATAGTTGCAAGGGACCGTGAAAGTGCGCTGACGCTAGCCAGTTCCGGAGGCTATGTGGACATCATCGAGGTTCTCCTCAGATGTGGGGTTGATGTCAACGCCTTTGACTGG AATGGAGGGACTCCGCTTCTGTATGCTGTTCGAGGAAACCATGTTAAATGTGTTGAGGCGCTCTTGG CCAAAGGAGCGGACATAACCACAGAGTCTGATTCTGGCTACAGTGCAATGGCCTTGGCTGTTGCCCTGGGatacaaaaaaa TTCAGAAGGTGTTGGAGGACCATATTCTCAGACTCTACAAGCCAGCATGCCGATAA
- the borcs8 gene encoding BLOC-1-related complex subunit 8 isoform X1: MDDQEMQLKVRRVSDKFTESMYVLANEPSVALYRLQEHVRRSLPELVQHKTDMQSWEEQSQGAIYSVEYACSAVRSMANSSVYFKNIDSLLRQAISMKEQISSSQGRRKRTVDHVMPRDAGEKRSSGM; encoded by the exons ATGGATGACCAAGAGATGCAACTCAAAGTCAGACGAG TGAGTGACAAGTTCACGGAGAGCATGTACGTCCTGGCTAACGAACCGTCCGTGGCGCTGTACAGACTGCAGGAGCACGTTCGGAGATCTCTGCCAGAGCTGGTGCAGCATAAG ACAGATATGCAGAGCTGGGAGGAACAAAGTCAAGGAGCCATCTACTCAGTCGAATATGCATGCAG TGCCGTAAGAAGCATGGCCAACAGCAGCGtgtatttcaaaaacattgaCAGCCTCCTGCGACAAGCCATCAGCATGAAGGAGCAAATCAGCAGCTCTCAAGGACGCAG AAAAAGGACGGTGGATCATGTTATGCCAAGGGATGCCGGAGAGAAGCGCAGCTCTGGAATGTGA
- the borcs8 gene encoding BLOC-1-related complex subunit 8 isoform X2, which yields MDDQEMQLKVRRVSDKFTESMYVLANEPSVALYRLQEHVRRSLPELVQHKTDMQSWEEQSQGAIYSVEYACSAVRSMANSSVYFKNIDSLLRQAISMKEQISSSQGRSPLVAASHASSTSSSS from the exons ATGGATGACCAAGAGATGCAACTCAAAGTCAGACGAG TGAGTGACAAGTTCACGGAGAGCATGTACGTCCTGGCTAACGAACCGTCCGTGGCGCTGTACAGACTGCAGGAGCACGTTCGGAGATCTCTGCCAGAGCTGGTGCAGCATAAG ACAGATATGCAGAGCTGGGAGGAACAAAGTCAAGGAGCCATCTACTCAGTCGAATATGCATGCAG TGCCGTAAGAAGCATGGCCAACAGCAGCGtgtatttcaaaaacattgaCAGCCTCCTGCGACAAGCCATCAGCATGAAGGAGCAAATCAGCAGCTCTCAAGGACGCAG TCCCCTTGTTGCTGCTTCACATGCCTCATCCACTTCGTCCTCCTCATGA
- the tmem221 gene encoding transmembrane protein 221, whose product MTHVYSQRSVVVLSLLGILSAIMSVLSVILIFQLQPQHTAIKEYAPSVVPPNVRAFLLPVSTVLSALSLTLNLSSVVVCLLHGYFSTEVCRGELDTERADWFLLDSRAVRHVAIGLFCLGVSVYLAAMSIFMLLIFEAETGIASASVLASGILILLVVVIHSLVKVSQVAKRGREDHLETLFRNEHRSSNNSPVSWPCELKIGVDKLRVPRRPSHLQHHMSFTPSSSPRHQQRHHPQEEYPPVGEESRGHSGNVDSYSGGGSCPRSHRSLSSDSVLLKAKPWNGVNNEMRSVLARKSGISAKDSTLV is encoded by the exons atgacacacgtTTACAGTCAGCGGTCCGTGGTTGTCCTGTCTCTACTGGGGATTCTATCGGCCATTATGTCGGTTTTGTCGGTCATTCTTATCTTCCAACTGCAGCCCCAACACACGGCCATAAAGGAGTACGCTCCCTCGGTCGTACCTCCTAACGTTCGGGCCTTCCTTTTGCCGGTGTCGACTGTGCTCTCGGCTCTGTCGCTCACCCTTAACCTGAGCTCGGTGGTGGTCTGTCTCCTACATGGCTACTTTTCCACCGAGGTGTGTCGAGGAGAACTGGACACCGAAAG AGCAGACTGGTTCCTGTTGGACAGCCGAGCAGTACGACATGTGGCCATCGGATTGTTCTGCCTTGGAGTTTCGGTCTATTTGGCAG CTATGTCTATTTTTATGCTGCTCATATTTGAGGCGGAGACGGGAATTGCCAGCGCCTCCGTCCTGGCCTCCGGCATCTTGATCCTTCTGGTAGTGGTGATCCATTCTCTTGTCAAGGTTTCCCAAGTGGCTAAACGCGGCCGAGAAGACCACCTCGAAACTCTCTTTCGCAACGAGCACAGAAGCAGCAACAACAGTCCCGTGTCTTGGCCCTGTGAGCTAAAAATTGGTGTGGACAAACTGCGGGTGCCCCGCAGACCGTCCCACCTCCAGCATCACATGTCGTTCACACCTTCCAGCAGCCCCAGACATCAGCAGCGGCACCACCCGCAGGAGGAGTACCCCCCTGTTGGAGAAGAGTCGCGCGGTCACTCTGGCAATGTGGACAGCTACAGCGGAGGCGGCAGCTGTCCTCGCTCACACAGGAGCTTATCTTCAGACTCGGTTTTGCTAAAGGCTAAACCCTGGAATGGCGTCAACAACGAGATGAGGAGCGTCCTGGCACGCAAGTCCGGGATTTCGGCCAAAGACTCGACCCTTGTGTGA